A genome region from Nocardia sp. NBC_01730 includes the following:
- a CDS encoding excinuclease ABC subunit UvrA, whose product MQSPALHVADSHDLIRVHGARVNNLQDVSIEIPKRRLTVFTGVSGSGKSSLVFGTIAAESQRLINETYSAFVQGFMPTLARPEVDVLDGLTTAIIVDQQRMGADPRSTVGTATDANAMLRILFSRLGQPHIGSPQAFSFNVASISGAGAVTVERAGRTVKERRSFSITGGMCPRCEGRGAVSDIDLAQLFDDSKSLAEGAITIPGYNAGGWNMRLYQESGFVDPNKPIRKYTKKELHDFLYREPTRMKIAGINMTYEGLIPRVQKSMLAKDKEAMQPHIRAFVDRAVTFTTCPECAGTRLSEAARSSKIKGIDIAEACAMQISDLADWVSGLDEPSVAPLLAALRHTLDSFVEIGLGYLSLDRPSGTLSGGEAQRVKMIRHLGSSLTDVTYVFDEPTIGLHPHDIQRMNELLLRLRDKGNTVLVVEHKPEAIAIADHVVDLGPGAGTAGGTICFEGTIEGLRASGTVTGRHFDDRAALAETVRKPTSTLEIRGATANNLRDVDVDVPLGVLVVITGVAGSGKSSLVHGSIPAGAGVVSIDQGAIRGSRRSNPATYTGLLDPIRKAFAKANGVKPALFSANSEGACPNCNGAGVVYTDLAMMAGVATTCEECEGKRFQASVLDYHLGGRDISEVLAMSVTEAEEFFGAGEARIPAAHAILDRLADVGLGYLSLGQPLTTLSGGERQRLKLATHMAEKGGVYILDEPTTGLHLADVEQLLGLLDRLVDSGKSVIVIEHHQAVMAHADWIIDLGPGAGHDGGRIVFEGTPADLVADRSTLTGQHLAAYIGT is encoded by the coding sequence ATGCAGTCGCCCGCGCTGCACGTTGCCGACAGCCACGACCTGATCCGCGTGCACGGCGCGCGCGTGAACAACCTCCAGGACGTCAGCATCGAGATCCCGAAGCGCCGGCTGACGGTGTTCACCGGCGTCTCCGGCTCGGGGAAGAGCTCCCTGGTGTTCGGCACGATCGCCGCGGAGTCGCAGCGGCTGATCAACGAGACCTACAGCGCCTTTGTGCAGGGCTTCATGCCGACGCTGGCCCGGCCCGAAGTCGACGTACTCGACGGGCTGACGACCGCGATCATCGTCGACCAGCAGCGGATGGGTGCCGACCCCCGCTCCACGGTCGGCACCGCCACCGACGCCAACGCGATGCTGCGCATCCTCTTCAGCCGACTCGGGCAGCCGCACATCGGCTCGCCCCAGGCGTTCTCCTTCAATGTCGCCTCGATCAGTGGAGCGGGTGCGGTCACCGTGGAGCGCGCCGGACGGACAGTGAAGGAGCGTCGCAGCTTCAGTATTACCGGCGGCATGTGTCCGCGCTGCGAGGGCCGGGGCGCGGTGTCCGATATCGACCTCGCCCAGCTCTTCGACGACTCCAAGTCGCTCGCCGAGGGTGCGATCACCATCCCCGGCTACAACGCGGGCGGCTGGAACATGCGGCTCTACCAGGAGTCGGGCTTCGTCGACCCGAACAAGCCGATACGCAAGTACACCAAGAAGGAGCTCCACGACTTCCTCTACCGCGAGCCGACCAGGATGAAGATCGCGGGCATCAACATGACCTATGAGGGGCTGATCCCGCGGGTTCAGAAGTCGATGCTCGCCAAGGACAAAGAGGCGATGCAGCCGCATATCCGGGCGTTCGTGGACCGGGCGGTCACGTTCACCACCTGCCCCGAGTGCGCCGGCACCCGGCTCAGCGAGGCCGCCCGGTCGTCGAAGATCAAGGGGATCGACATCGCCGAAGCCTGTGCGATGCAGATCAGCGACCTGGCCGACTGGGTCAGCGGCCTCGATGAGCCGTCGGTGGCGCCGCTACTCGCCGCGCTGCGGCACACCCTCGACTCGTTCGTGGAGATCGGGCTGGGCTACCTCTCGCTCGACCGGCCGTCGGGCACGCTGTCGGGCGGCGAGGCGCAGCGCGTCAAGATGATTCGCCACCTCGGCTCCTCGCTCACCGACGTCACCTACGTCTTCGACGAGCCAACCATCGGCCTGCACCCGCATGACATCCAGCGGATGAACGAGCTGCTGCTGCGGCTGCGTGACAAGGGCAACACGGTGCTCGTCGTGGAGCACAAGCCGGAGGCGATCGCGATCGCCGACCACGTCGTCGACCTCGGCCCCGGCGCCGGTACGGCGGGCGGCACCATCTGCTTCGAGGGCACCATCGAGGGACTGCGGGCCAGCGGCACCGTCACCGGCCGCCATTTCGACGACCGGGCCGCCCTCGCGGAGACGGTGCGGAAGCCCACCAGCACGCTGGAGATCCGCGGCGCAACGGCGAACAACCTGCGCGATGTCGATGTCGACGTCCCGCTCGGGGTGCTTGTCGTCATCACCGGCGTCGCGGGCTCCGGCAAGAGCTCGCTCGTGCACGGGTCGATCCCCGCCGGCGCGGGTGTGGTGTCGATCGACCAGGGAGCGATCCGCGGCTCGAGACGGAGCAACCCTGCGACGTACACCGGACTGCTCGACCCGATCCGGAAGGCGTTCGCGAAGGCCAATGGTGTGAAGCCGGCGCTGTTCAGCGCCAACTCCGAGGGCGCATGCCCCAACTGCAATGGCGCCGGTGTCGTCTACACCGACCTTGCGATGATGGCAGGCGTCGCCACCACCTGCGAGGAGTGCGAGGGGAAGCGATTCCAGGCATCGGTGCTGGACTATCACCTCGGCGGGCGCGACATCAGCGAGGTGCTCGCGATGTCGGTGACTGAGGCCGAGGAGTTCTTCGGCGCCGGCGAGGCGCGCATTCCGGCCGCGCACGCCATCCTCGACCGGCTCGCCGACGTCGGGCTCGGCTACCTCAGCCTCGGCCAGCCGCTCACTACGCTGTCCGGCGGCGAGCGGCAGCGGCTCAAGCTGGCCACCCACATGGCCGAGAAGGGCGGCGTCTACATCCTCGACGAGCCGACCACCGGCCTGCATCTCGCCGACGTCGAGCAGCTACTCGGCCTGCTCGACCGGCTCGTCGACTCAGGCAAGTCGGTCATCGTCATCGAGCACCACCAGGCGGTCATGGCGCACGCCGATTGGATTATCGACCTCGGCCCCGGCGCAGGCCACGACGGCGGTCGGATCGTCTTCGAGGGCACCCCCGCCGACCTCGTCGCCGACCGCTCCACCCTCACCGGCCAGCATCTGGCGGCCTACATAGGCACCTGA
- a CDS encoding cytochrome P450 gives MTQTASNSETPERDLGGCPVLHRDFAPSQTAGCHWELADELRETSPVYFNTFAQGYWVFTRHDAVRDIYKSPQLFSSESITPWQPDPIYRFVPTQIDAPDHIKYRRIVNAWFSPHAIDEAEATMRGLCRRLVQDVAPTGESNFVGEFALRFPTEAFLSVIGIDPSDADLFVPWVEDFFGGFSGDPAGLEPMGKALDGIREYWVAALAERRADPVPRQGDLATHLLHSTFDDRPLADAEMLDMLTVLVLAGLDTTRGTLGYLFRHLATHPEHRRQLIEEPELIPSAVEEALRLYTIVFGDGRKVTRDIEFHGVQLKRGDMVYALVSGANRDPRAYDRAGEFVIDRQRNQHMGFANGPHRCLGSHLARRELQLAVEEWLRVIPDFHIAGDDVLTERGGGAMMTLTRLPLAWEVKL, from the coding sequence ATGACGCAAACCGCAAGTAATTCAGAGACGCCCGAGCGAGACCTGGGCGGATGTCCGGTGTTGCATCGCGACTTCGCTCCCTCGCAGACGGCGGGCTGCCATTGGGAGCTGGCGGACGAACTGCGGGAGACAAGCCCGGTCTATTTCAATACGTTCGCACAGGGCTACTGGGTGTTCACCCGCCACGACGCGGTGCGCGACATCTACAAATCGCCGCAGCTGTTCTCGAGCGAGTCGATCACGCCCTGGCAGCCGGACCCGATCTATCGCTTCGTCCCTACCCAGATCGACGCACCTGACCACATCAAGTACCGCCGGATCGTGAACGCGTGGTTCTCGCCGCACGCGATCGACGAGGCGGAGGCGACAATGCGCGGCCTTTGCCGCCGACTCGTCCAGGATGTGGCCCCCACCGGTGAGTCCAACTTCGTCGGCGAGTTCGCCCTGCGCTTTCCCACCGAGGCATTCCTCAGCGTGATCGGCATCGATCCTTCCGACGCGGACCTCTTCGTGCCGTGGGTCGAGGACTTCTTCGGCGGATTCAGCGGCGACCCCGCCGGTCTGGAGCCGATGGGGAAGGCGCTCGACGGTATCCGCGAGTACTGGGTCGCCGCCTTGGCCGAGCGACGCGCCGATCCGGTGCCTCGCCAGGGCGATCTTGCCACGCACCTGCTGCACTCGACCTTCGATGATCGTCCGCTCGCCGACGCCGAGATGCTCGACATGCTCACGGTGCTCGTGCTGGCCGGGCTCGACACGACACGCGGCACGCTCGGCTATCTGTTCCGGCACCTGGCGACGCACCCCGAGCATCGCCGACAGTTGATCGAAGAGCCAGAGCTGATCCCGTCCGCGGTGGAGGAGGCCCTGCGCTTGTACACCATCGTCTTCGGCGACGGTCGAAAGGTGACGCGGGACATCGAGTTTCACGGCGTTCAGCTGAAGCGGGGCGATATGGTCTACGCGCTCGTCTCCGGGGCGAACCGAGATCCGCGGGCGTACGACCGGGCGGGCGAGTTCGTCATCGATCGCCAGCGCAATCAACACATGGGCTTCGCCAACGGCCCCCACCGCTGCCTTGGCTCCCATCTCGCGCGGCGCGAGCTGCAGCTCGCGGTCGAGGAGTGGTTGCGAGTGATCCCGGACTTCCACATCGCGGGCGACGACGTGCTGACCGAGCGCGGCGGCGGCGCGATGATGACCCTGACTCGGCTTCCGCTGGCCTGGGAGGTGAAGTTGTGA
- a CDS encoding ferredoxin produces the protein MRITVDGTSCTGHGRCYSAAPDLLACDEEGYVTIRDQTIEVPDSQVGAAADAEGTCPEGAITLSAR, from the coding sequence GTGAGAATCACGGTCGACGGCACGAGCTGCACCGGGCACGGTCGCTGTTATTCGGCGGCTCCGGACCTGCTTGCCTGTGACGAGGAGGGCTACGTCACGATACGGGATCAGACGATCGAGGTGCCCGACAGCCAGGTCGGGGCGGCCGCCGACGCGGAAGGGACCTGCCCCGAGGGGGCCATCACCTTGAGCGCTCGGTGA
- a CDS encoding GMC family oxidoreductase, which produces MKRRIVVVGGGSGGCVMAARLSEDEDNEVVLIEAGPDYPTLADLHENVKDAFTFGFTSHDWGYVSDDHIPGSADAPTFAIVEQGVLPVLRGKVMGGSSSVNATNALRPTRRDFEQWVGLGLDKWSWDEVLPHLKRLENDPVGGPLHGIDGPVPIKRWSEGDGLRPFMAAFVESAVSLGYQVVDDLNGESQLGVGPIPLNQKDGIRQSSAVTYLAAARGRKNLTIRGGADVDRLAIVDGRPRAVLLADGERIDADLVVLCAGSIGTPSILMRSGIGPAEVLEQLDIPVEVPLEGVGRNLRDHPLVYMTYAGDAEAIGELLPPLEVVLTTSAAGPDGSTDIDLHVIPFTLEPGSILVAVGLVRPYSIGHTEIRSADPRTDPRILLNLLHHPEDLRRLVQGVELTRQVMNSGPLAKYVSDELWPGPAVVTTGQLTQAVLEAKNTYAHAVGTASMGDAGSPWAVVGQDCKVHGLDALYVADASVMPTIVGVPTNTTTMMIAERCADFIKSTFAGRTEHSGQETAQT; this is translated from the coding sequence ATGAAAAGACGCATAGTGGTAGTCGGAGGCGGCTCCGGTGGTTGTGTCATGGCCGCGCGGCTGTCCGAGGACGAAGACAACGAAGTCGTGCTCATCGAAGCGGGGCCCGACTATCCCACGCTCGCCGATCTCCACGAGAACGTGAAGGACGCCTTCACTTTCGGGTTCACGTCACACGACTGGGGCTACGTATCGGACGACCACATCCCAGGCTCCGCCGATGCGCCTACCTTCGCCATCGTCGAGCAGGGGGTACTTCCGGTTCTGCGAGGCAAGGTGATGGGTGGATCATCCTCGGTCAACGCCACGAACGCGCTGCGCCCGACCCGGCGCGATTTCGAACAGTGGGTAGGCCTTGGCTTGGACAAGTGGTCCTGGGACGAGGTCCTGCCGCATCTGAAGCGACTCGAAAACGATCCGGTCGGCGGTCCGCTGCATGGCATCGACGGACCTGTCCCGATAAAGCGATGGAGCGAAGGGGACGGACTGAGGCCGTTCATGGCGGCCTTTGTCGAATCGGCGGTCAGCCTCGGCTACCAGGTAGTCGACGATCTCAACGGTGAAAGCCAGCTCGGCGTCGGCCCGATCCCGTTGAACCAGAAGGACGGAATCAGGCAGAGCAGCGCAGTGACTTACCTCGCGGCTGCCCGCGGCCGCAAGAATCTCACGATACGTGGCGGCGCTGATGTCGACCGGCTCGCGATTGTGGACGGACGACCGCGTGCGGTCTTGCTCGCCGACGGCGAGCGCATAGATGCGGATCTGGTGGTGCTGTGTGCGGGATCGATCGGTACGCCGTCGATCCTGATGCGATCCGGAATCGGGCCGGCTGAGGTGCTCGAGCAGCTCGACATCCCGGTTGAAGTGCCGCTGGAAGGCGTTGGGCGCAATCTCCGCGATCATCCCTTGGTGTATATGACCTATGCCGGTGATGCGGAGGCCATCGGCGAACTCCTGCCGCCATTGGAGGTCGTCTTGACGACGAGTGCGGCAGGGCCGGACGGTTCAACAGACATCGACCTCCACGTGATCCCCTTCACCCTGGAGCCTGGTTCGATTCTTGTCGCCGTCGGACTGGTTCGCCCATACTCGATCGGCCATACCGAGATCAGATCTGCTGATCCCCGCACAGACCCGCGGATCCTGCTCAATCTCCTGCATCATCCAGAGGATCTGCGCCGTTTGGTGCAGGGCGTCGAACTCACGCGGCAGGTGATGAACTCCGGGCCGCTCGCGAAGTACGTCAGCGACGAGTTGTGGCCGGGGCCGGCGGTCGTTACCACTGGTCAACTGACGCAGGCCGTCCTGGAAGCGAAGAACACATACGCGCATGCGGTGGGCACGGCATCGATGGGCGACGCGGGCAGTCCGTGGGCGGTTGTGGGACAGGACTGCAAGGTTCACGGGCTCGATGCGCTGTACGTCGCCGACGCGTCGGTCATGCCGACGATCGTCGGTGTGCCCACCAACACCACCACGATGATGATCGCCGAAAGGTGTGCGGACTTCATCAAGAGCACGTTCGCCGGCCGGACCGAGCATTCGGGACAGGAAACGGCACAGACATGA
- a CDS encoding aldehyde dehydrogenase family protein: protein MIDREFTGFFIGGSWRKASSHDRFEVISPASGKPIGSVPAATDADIDAAVAAARQSFDDSDWPNLTPAQRGEHLVRLAAAIAAHAEEFAELITDELGCGHLLSRVYQAVAPVMSLNYAAEVAKSLETSELRVSDLSPFAGSGDAVGIIPMAGKSLVVKEPVGVVATFPAYNFALPAVAQKIGPALIAGCTVVVKATEPNPLAIFNLGNLLQKIDFPAGVINIVAARAGESEYLVGHPGVDMVSFTGSTEVGKKIGATCGELIRPVVLELGGKSAAIVLADADPEIVVPTLVGASVATNSGQSCVAQTRFLVPEEQYEFYADAFTRAFEALKVGDPRDADTVVGPVISKSHLERIEAHLARAVEQGATIRTGGRRPAHLSEGWYIEPTLVTDVTNDMDIAQNEIFGPVAVLIAHKGEEDAIRIANQSRYGLAGSVFTADSARGFDIAKRMRTGTFSVNTFAADLGSPFGGYKESGLGREHGVGAVQEYLLQKTISVDPSLDLPEEIVSGIPVGSGPGITI from the coding sequence GTGATCGACCGCGAATTCACTGGATTCTTTATTGGGGGATCTTGGCGAAAGGCATCCTCCCACGACAGATTCGAGGTGATTTCGCCCGCAAGCGGCAAGCCGATCGGTTCGGTCCCGGCCGCGACCGATGCGGATATCGACGCGGCCGTTGCCGCCGCCCGGCAGAGTTTCGACGACTCCGACTGGCCGAATCTCACTCCAGCGCAGCGTGGTGAGCATCTCGTCCGCCTTGCGGCGGCGATCGCCGCACATGCCGAGGAATTCGCCGAGCTGATTACCGACGAGCTGGGCTGCGGCCATCTTCTCTCCCGGGTCTACCAGGCCGTCGCGCCGGTGATGAGCCTGAATTATGCTGCCGAAGTTGCAAAGTCGCTGGAGACCAGTGAGCTGCGCGTCAGCGACCTGTCCCCGTTTGCGGGATCGGGGGATGCGGTCGGCATCATTCCGATGGCAGGCAAGAGCCTGGTGGTCAAGGAGCCGGTGGGCGTTGTCGCGACATTTCCTGCCTATAACTTCGCTCTTCCGGCCGTGGCGCAGAAGATCGGTCCCGCACTGATCGCTGGATGCACGGTCGTTGTCAAAGCGACGGAGCCGAACCCGCTGGCGATCTTCAACCTCGGAAATCTGTTGCAGAAGATCGATTTCCCCGCTGGAGTCATCAATATCGTGGCGGCGCGAGCGGGCGAGTCCGAGTATCTCGTCGGACATCCCGGCGTGGACATGGTGAGCTTCACCGGATCCACCGAAGTCGGCAAGAAGATCGGCGCGACATGCGGCGAATTGATTCGACCGGTCGTCTTGGAACTCGGCGGAAAATCGGCGGCGATAGTCCTGGCGGATGCCGATCCCGAGATCGTCGTTCCCACTCTCGTGGGAGCAAGTGTTGCCACCAATTCCGGTCAGAGCTGCGTCGCTCAGACCCGGTTTCTTGTTCCCGAGGAACAGTACGAGTTCTATGCCGATGCATTCACGCGTGCGTTCGAAGCGCTGAAGGTGGGCGATCCGCGCGACGCTGACACGGTGGTGGGACCAGTGATCAGTAAGTCGCACCTGGAGCGAATCGAAGCACACCTTGCCCGGGCGGTTGAGCAAGGAGCAACGATTCGCACCGGCGGCCGGCGGCCGGCGCATCTCTCGGAAGGCTGGTACATCGAACCGACGTTGGTCACGGACGTCACCAACGACATGGACATCGCGCAGAACGAGATATTCGGGCCGGTAGCCGTTTTGATCGCGCACAAAGGCGAGGAGGACGCTATCCGTATCGCCAATCAAAGCCGCTATGGTCTGGCCGGGTCCGTCTTCACTGCTGACTCTGCCCGCGGTTTCGACATCGCAAAGAGAATGCGGACGGGGACTTTCTCCGTGAATACATTCGCCGCGGATCTCGGATCTCCTTTCGGTGGTTACAAAGAGTCCGGACTCGGGCGCGAGCACGGCGTCGGGGCGGTGCAGGAGTATCTTCTGCAGAAGACGATCTCCGTCGATCCCAGCCTCGACCTGCCCGAGGAAATTGTGTCCGGCATACCGGTCGGAAGTGGGCCGGGCATCACCATCTGA
- a CDS encoding serine hydrolase, protein MAAAAILAASGCSGDRRSDSSSGDGTPTSAAVMPNQIAGVPVPDGRIGDAVAQLDQLADGLLASSGVPGMAVAVIHGGKVVYSKGFGVRDVVTKEKVDSDTVFQLASVSKSVGATVVARRIAAGGVAWDTPVRRLLPSFALADPYVADHVTIGDLYSHRSGLPDHAGDLLEDLGYDRQQVLDRLRLLPLGPFRDSYAYTNFGVTAAAAAVAAAAGTDWETLSQQTIYGPLGMDSTSSRYTDFASRANHADGHVLVDGRYEVANPQRQPDAQSAAGGVSSSVADMAKWMTMVLANGSANGHVLVPPDDLLPAISPQAVSVPPKTPDARAGFYGFGFNVNDSAAGRVVLGHSGAFSLGAGTAFMLIPSADLGIVTLTNAAPIGVPETLNAEFADLVQFGKIQQDWRTRYREAFEPLAAPTGALVGKPLPADPAPARPLPSYAGTYDNAYYGPAMVTATGNSLTLALGPRNTTFPLKHWDGNTFVFTPPGENASKGTISQAIFDGGRLTLEYYDTEHLGVFTQP, encoded by the coding sequence ATGGCGGCCGCCGCCATCCTCGCCGCTTCGGGCTGTAGCGGCGACCGGCGATCGGACTCCTCTTCCGGCGACGGCACGCCGACCAGTGCCGCGGTGATGCCCAACCAGATTGCCGGAGTACCGGTCCCGGACGGACGGATCGGTGATGCGGTGGCCCAACTGGACCAACTCGCCGACGGTTTGCTGGCATCCTCGGGGGTTCCGGGAATGGCTGTCGCCGTCATCCATGGCGGAAAGGTGGTGTACAGCAAGGGGTTCGGCGTCCGCGACGTCGTCACCAAAGAAAAGGTGGACTCGGACACGGTTTTCCAGCTTGCGTCGGTCTCGAAATCCGTCGGTGCGACGGTCGTCGCCCGCCGGATCGCCGCGGGGGGCGTCGCATGGGACACCCCGGTACGTCGACTTCTGCCGTCCTTCGCGCTCGCCGACCCCTACGTCGCCGATCATGTCACGATCGGCGACCTGTACTCGCACCGCTCCGGGCTTCCGGATCATGCGGGCGACCTACTGGAAGACTTGGGATACGACCGCCAGCAGGTGCTCGACCGGCTGCGACTGCTGCCGCTCGGCCCCTTCCGGGACTCCTACGCGTACACCAATTTCGGGGTGACCGCGGCCGCGGCCGCCGTGGCGGCGGCCGCGGGCACCGACTGGGAGACGCTGTCCCAGCAAACGATCTATGGTCCGCTCGGCATGGACTCGACCAGCTCGCGGTACACCGACTTCGCATCCCGCGCGAACCACGCTGACGGCCATGTCCTCGTCGACGGCAGGTACGAGGTGGCGAATCCGCAACGCCAACCCGATGCGCAGTCCGCGGCAGGCGGGGTCAGCTCGTCGGTCGCCGACATGGCCAAGTGGATGACTATGGTGCTCGCGAACGGCTCCGCGAACGGTCATGTGCTCGTGCCACCGGACGATCTACTGCCCGCCATCTCGCCGCAGGCGGTGTCGGTGCCGCCGAAAACGCCGGACGCGCGCGCCGGGTTCTACGGGTTCGGCTTCAACGTGAACGACTCCGCCGCGGGCCGCGTCGTGCTCGGCCACTCCGGGGCGTTCAGCCTCGGCGCGGGAACCGCGTTCATGCTGATTCCCTCTGCCGACCTCGGCATCGTGACGTTGACCAACGCGGCGCCGATCGGGGTGCCCGAAACACTGAACGCCGAGTTCGCCGACCTGGTCCAATTCGGGAAGATCCAGCAGGACTGGCGCACCCGGTATCGCGAGGCGTTCGAACCACTCGCCGCACCGACCGGCGCACTGGTCGGCAAGCCGCTGCCCGCAGATCCCGCTCCCGCGCGCCCCCTGCCGAGCTACGCGGGCACCTACGACAATGCCTACTACGGCCCGGCGATGGTCACCGCTACCGGCAACTCCTTGACCCTCGCCCTCGGCCCGAGGAACACGACCTTTCCACTGAAGCACTGGGACGGCAACACTTTCGTCTTCACCCCGCCGGGCGAGAACGCCAGCAAGGGCACGATCTCCCAGGCGATCTTCGACGGCGGCAGGCTCACGCTGGAGTACTACGACACCGAACACCTCGGCGTTTTCACCCAGCCGTGA
- a CDS encoding GMC family oxidoreductase — protein MDQRTTDFDVLIVGSGFGGSVTALRLVEKGYKVGVLEAGRRFADDELPKTSWELKKFLWAPALGCYGIQRIHPLRNVLILGGAGVGGGSLNYANTLYVPPEPFFQDAQWRDMTDWRDELTPYYAQAQKMLGVVRNPHMTPADKVFKAVADDMGVGDTFVQTPVGVFFGEPGKTVADPYFGGVGPERTGCVECGDCMVGCKYGAKNTLVKNYLYLAEQAGAEVIPMTTVTELRPHPDGTWDVSTARTGAWVRKRPQALTAAHVVLAAGTRGTQKLLFAMRDKGVLPDLSDRLGVLTRTNSESIVGAATKKVTPGIDFTKGVAITSSIHPTPDTHIEPVRYGKGSNSMGLLQTLMVDGGGRIPRWLRFLGLVLRHPMDLLSFLSTTNWSERTIISLVMQHLDNSITTYTKRGLFGRKLTSKQGHGEPNPTWIPMGNEVTRRVAETIGGIAGGSWGEIFNIPLTAHFLGGAVIGADAEHGVIDGYHRAYGYPTLSVVDGAAVSANLGVNPSLTIAAQAERAAAYWPNKGEVDARPPIGTGYQRIAPIAPAKPVVPASSPAALTLPIVEIRETPAAG, from the coding sequence ATGGACCAGCGGACGACGGATTTCGATGTGCTGATCGTCGGTTCCGGGTTCGGCGGCAGCGTCACCGCACTCCGACTGGTGGAGAAGGGCTACAAGGTCGGCGTGCTGGAAGCAGGCCGACGCTTCGCCGACGACGAGCTGCCCAAGACCAGCTGGGAGCTGAAAAAGTTCCTCTGGGCGCCCGCGCTCGGCTGCTACGGAATCCAGCGAATCCACCCGCTGCGCAACGTCCTCATCCTCGGCGGCGCCGGTGTCGGCGGAGGCTCGCTGAACTATGCCAACACGCTGTACGTACCGCCGGAGCCGTTCTTCCAGGACGCGCAGTGGCGCGACATGACCGACTGGCGCGACGAGCTGACCCCGTACTACGCGCAGGCGCAGAAGATGCTCGGAGTGGTGCGCAACCCGCACATGACGCCCGCCGACAAGGTCTTCAAGGCAGTCGCCGACGATATGGGTGTCGGCGACACCTTCGTGCAGACGCCGGTCGGCGTGTTCTTCGGCGAACCGGGAAAGACCGTGGCGGACCCGTACTTCGGTGGCGTCGGCCCCGAGCGCACCGGCTGCGTCGAATGCGGCGACTGTATGGTGGGCTGCAAGTACGGCGCGAAGAACACCCTCGTGAAGAACTACCTATATCTCGCCGAACAGGCCGGTGCCGAGGTGATTCCGATGACGACCGTCACCGAACTGCGTCCGCATCCCGACGGCACCTGGGACGTGTCCACCGCCCGCACCGGTGCGTGGGTCCGCAAGCGGCCACAGGCACTGACCGCGGCACACGTCGTGCTCGCCGCGGGGACACGCGGCACCCAGAAGCTGCTGTTCGCCATGCGCGACAAGGGTGTGCTGCCGGACCTGTCCGATCGGCTCGGCGTGCTGACCCGCACCAACTCGGAGTCGATCGTCGGTGCGGCGACGAAGAAGGTCACCCCGGGTATCGACTTCACCAAGGGTGTCGCGATCACCTCTTCGATCCATCCCACCCCCGACACCCACATCGAGCCGGTTCGCTACGGCAAAGGCTCCAACTCGATGGGCCTGTTGCAGACGCTGATGGTCGACGGCGGCGGCCGCATCCCGCGCTGGCTGCGCTTCCTCGGCTTGGTGCTGCGGCATCCCATGGACCTGCTCAGCTTCCTGAGCACCACGAACTGGAGCGAGCGGACCATCATCTCGCTGGTCATGCAGCACTTGGACAATTCGATCACGACCTACACCAAGCGTGGGTTGTTCGGCCGCAAGCTCACCAGCAAGCAGGGGCACGGCGAGCCCAATCCCACCTGGATTCCGATGGGCAACGAGGTGACCCGCCGGGTCGCCGAGACAATCGGCGGCATCGCGGGCGGTAGCTGGGGCGAGATCTTCAATATCCCGCTCACGGCCCACTTCCTCGGCGGTGCGGTGATCGGGGCCGACGCGGAGCACGGCGTGATCGACGGGTATCACCGCGCATACGGCTATCCGACGCTCAGCGTCGTCGACGGCGCGGCAGTCTCGGCCAACCTCGGTGTGAACCCCTCGCTGACCATCGCCGCCCAAGCCGAGCGGGCGGCGGCGTACTGGCCGAACAAGGGTGAGGTGGATGCCCGGCCACCGATCGGCACCGGTTATCAGCGCATCGCCCCGATCGCCCCCGCCAAACCGGTGGTTCCGGCAAGTTCCCCTGCGGCGCTGACGCTTCCGATCGTCGAGATCCGGGAGACACCCGCCGCCGGATAA
- a CDS encoding TetR/AcrR family transcriptional regulator: MPRTPRARARVQTMNDIVRIGREHLATDGATALSLRAVARDLGVVSSAVYRYVRSRDELLTLLVIDGYNALGDEVDAALADNADDPIEHLRVLGRTIRRWALAEPARYGLLFGTPVPGYNAPAAETVASGTRVIVTMLTLVARAHQAGLLVAPHRELRASAPLAGDFAGIRDEFQLDLPDWLVARGVTFWVSLIGATSADVFDMYGTGTFADRDELFELQLDALLDMLGYRG; this comes from the coding sequence ATGCCGAGGACACCTCGCGCCCGCGCCAGGGTCCAGACCATGAACGACATCGTTCGCATCGGACGGGAACACCTGGCGACCGACGGCGCCACCGCGCTGTCGCTGCGCGCCGTGGCCCGCGACCTCGGAGTGGTCTCTTCAGCCGTCTACCGGTACGTCCGCAGCCGTGATGAGCTGCTCACGCTGCTCGTGATCGACGGCTACAACGCGCTCGGCGACGAGGTCGACGCCGCGCTGGCGGACAACGCCGACGATCCGATCGAGCACCTGCGCGTCCTCGGCCGCACCATCCGGCGCTGGGCACTGGCCGAACCTGCCCGCTACGGATTGCTGTTCGGCACACCTGTGCCCGGCTACAACGCTCCCGCGGCTGAGACCGTCGCGTCGGGCACGCGGGTGATCGTCACGATGCTGACCCTGGTTGCTCGCGCCCACCAGGCGGGCCTGCTTGTCGCACCCCATCGTGAGCTACGCGCATCCGCCCCGCTCGCAGGCGATTTCGCGGGTATCCGAGACGAATTCCAGCTCGACCTGCCGGACTGGCTGGTCGCCCGCGGCGTGACGTTCTGGGTCAGCCTGATCGGCGCGACGAGCGCCGACGTCTTCGACATGTACGGCACCGGCACCTTCGCCGACCGCGACGAACTGTTCGAACTCCAGCTCGACGCCTTGCTGGACATGCTCGGCTATCGCGGCTGA